From Stenotrophomonas nitritireducens, the proteins below share one genomic window:
- a CDS encoding amidase translates to MSKADAQLLSQDLTAQAALLAAGEVSCTELVTQQLAAIAASQAQINAYIHVDAEGALAAAALSERRRQRGLPRPLEGLPIAVKDNIDVAGMVTTAGMETRRHDAPAATDNPAVAALRAAGAIIVGKLNMHEAAMGADNDNPFYGACHNPHRHGYTPGGSSGGSGAAVAAGLCSAALGTDTMGSVRIPASYCGVVGLKPSWGAISTRGTVALCRRLDHIGPLTRSARDLRLLLQLMTGFDPDCAQSRAIHYAAPDTLGLRIGVVDFGDAAEVAADVQQAFEEGLRVLAGLGHRVQALPAPAFASARARRAGLLMSEAEMLVEHADAWAGDRSKFSPLLVKLMSWAEGRSAAELAAASQLADRGQVQLQQWLAQCDVLVMPTAPQRAFAFGQPAPASQADLTAYANLAGNPALSVPLPVAAGELPVGMQLVGKIGDELSLIALAEAFQQAIAWQPSLPQACSNWWPK, encoded by the coding sequence GTGAGCAAGGCCGATGCGCAATTGTTGAGCCAGGATCTGACCGCGCAGGCGGCCCTGCTTGCAGCCGGTGAGGTCAGTTGCACGGAGCTGGTCACCCAGCAGCTGGCGGCCATCGCCGCCAGCCAGGCGCAGATCAACGCCTACATCCACGTCGATGCGGAAGGGGCATTGGCGGCGGCTGCACTGTCCGAGCGGCGCCGTCAGCGTGGTCTGCCGCGCCCGCTGGAAGGCCTGCCGATCGCGGTCAAGGACAATATCGATGTGGCCGGCATGGTCACTACCGCGGGTATGGAAACACGCCGCCACGATGCGCCCGCCGCCACCGACAACCCGGCCGTGGCCGCGTTGCGTGCGGCCGGCGCGATCATCGTCGGCAAGCTCAACATGCACGAAGCGGCGATGGGCGCCGACAACGACAATCCGTTCTACGGCGCCTGCCACAACCCGCACCGGCACGGTTACACGCCGGGCGGTTCCAGTGGCGGCAGCGGCGCGGCGGTAGCTGCCGGTCTGTGTTCGGCGGCGCTGGGCACCGACACCATGGGCTCGGTGCGCATTCCCGCAAGTTACTGCGGCGTGGTCGGGCTCAAGCCGAGCTGGGGCGCGATCAGCACACGCGGCACCGTCGCCTTGTGCCGGAGGCTGGACCATATCGGTCCGCTGACACGTTCTGCCCGCGACCTGCGCCTGTTGCTGCAGCTGATGACCGGCTTTGATCCGGACTGCGCGCAGTCGCGCGCCATTCACTACGCAGCGCCGGACACGCTGGGCCTGCGTATCGGTGTGGTCGATTTCGGTGATGCAGCCGAGGTTGCCGCCGATGTACAGCAGGCCTTCGAGGAGGGCCTGCGGGTACTGGCCGGCTTGGGTCATCGTGTGCAGGCCTTGCCCGCACCGGCATTTGCCTCGGCCCGCGCCCGTCGCGCCGGCCTGCTGATGAGCGAGGCGGAGATGCTGGTCGAGCATGCCGATGCCTGGGCCGGCGACCGCAGCAAGTTTTCGCCGTTGCTGGTCAAGCTGATGTCCTGGGCCGAGGGCCGCAGCGCGGCTGAACTGGCCGCTGCCTCGCAATTGGCGGACCGTGGACAGGTGCAGCTGCAGCAGTGGCTGGCGCAGTGCGATGTGCTGGTGATGCCGACTGCGCCGCAACGCGCGTTCGCCTTCGGCCAACCCGCACCGGCCAGCCAGGCCGACCTCACCGCCTACGCCAACCTGGCCGGCAATCCGGCCTTGTCGGTACCGCTGCCGGTGGCCGCCGGCGAGCTGCCGGTGGGCATGCAGCTTGTCGGCAAGATCGGCGACGAGCTGAGCCTGATCGCCTTGGCGGAAGCCTTCCAGCAGGCCATCGCCTGGCAGCCGTCGCTGCCGCAGGCCTGCAGCAACTGGTGGCCGAAATGA
- a CDS encoding CaiB/BaiF CoA transferase family protein, which translates to MKLLDGVRVLDLSRILAGPWATQVLADFGADVIKVERPGVGDDTRTWGPPYLKDAAGNDSSESAYYLCANRGKRSVAIDFTTGEGQALLRELVMHCDVLVENYKVGGLKKYGLDFASLQAINPKLVYCSITGYGQDGPYAQRAGYDAAIQAIGGLMSVTGEPDGAPGAGPQKVGVAATDLMTGMYAATAILAALRHAERTGVGQQIDLALLDTQVAWLANQASNYLVGGVVPTRQGTAHPNIVPYQVMPAADGYFMLAVGNDGQFARLCEVIGEPGLATDPRYATNNARVANRELLVPQLQQILRTRPAAEWLAALEKAVVPANPVNRIDQVFADPQVQARGLRIELPHAGGSSVPMVRNPLKFSATPLRYEQAAPVLGQHTSAVLEEVLAIDGERLRVLRELGVVGFAGEARS; encoded by the coding sequence ATGAAGCTGCTTGATGGTGTTCGGGTGCTGGACCTGTCACGCATCCTGGCCGGGCCCTGGGCTACCCAGGTGCTGGCCGATTTCGGCGCCGATGTGATCAAGGTCGAGCGTCCCGGTGTGGGCGACGACACCCGTACCTGGGGGCCGCCGTACCTGAAGGATGCTGCCGGCAACGACAGCAGCGAGTCGGCGTATTACCTGTGTGCCAACCGTGGCAAGCGCTCGGTGGCGATTGATTTCACCACGGGCGAAGGGCAGGCCTTGCTGCGCGAGCTGGTGATGCATTGCGATGTGCTGGTGGAGAACTACAAGGTCGGTGGCCTGAAGAAATATGGGCTGGATTTCGCCAGCCTGCAGGCGATCAATCCCAAGCTGGTGTATTGCTCGATCACCGGCTACGGCCAGGACGGGCCTTATGCACAGCGCGCTGGCTACGACGCCGCCATCCAGGCCATCGGTGGTTTGATGAGCGTCACCGGCGAGCCCGATGGTGCGCCGGGTGCAGGCCCACAGAAAGTAGGCGTGGCCGCGACCGATCTGATGACCGGCATGTATGCGGCTACCGCAATCCTGGCCGCGTTGCGGCATGCCGAGCGCACGGGCGTAGGCCAGCAGATCGATCTGGCGCTGCTGGACACCCAGGTTGCCTGGCTGGCCAACCAGGCCTCGAATTATCTGGTGGGTGGCGTGGTGCCAACCCGCCAGGGCACGGCGCACCCGAATATCGTGCCGTACCAGGTGATGCCGGCCGCCGATGGCTATTTCATGCTGGCCGTGGGCAATGACGGACAGTTCGCGCGCCTGTGCGAGGTGATTGGCGAGCCCGGTCTGGCCACGGATCCGCGCTATGCAACAAACAATGCGCGAGTTGCGAATCGCGAACTGTTGGTGCCGCAGCTGCAACAGATTTTGAGGACGCGGCCGGCGGCTGAGTGGTTGGCTGCGCTCGAAAAGGCGGTGGTACCGGCCAACCCGGTCAATCGCATTGATCAGGTATTCGCCGACCCGCAGGTGCAGGCGCGAGGCCTGCGCATCGAACTGCCGCATGCCGGCGGCAGCAGCGTGCCGATGGTGCGCAACCCGCTGAAATTCTCGGCCACGCCGCTGCGCTATGAGCAGGCGGCGCCGGTGCTCGGGCAGCACACGTCGGCAGTGCTGGAGGAAGTGCTCGCCATTGATGGTGAGCGGCTGCGGGTGCTGCGGGAGTTGGGGGTTGTTGGGTTTGCTGGTGAAGCTAGAAGCTAG
- a CDS encoding phenylacetate--CoA ligase family protein: MTYATYFESFDVKELLKQFPLDQAFTDKFKNISREELRAEQNAMFLRCVTRAWQIPFYQRLWGDAGITPDDIQSLDDITKLPVFGKHEIMASVEANPPLGDFHGWQDGTEAGNKPLVFHTTSGTTGRPQPLVFSPHSREVQSLLLARLYRWQGMQPGDVVHSVYGHGMINGGHYVREAITHYTQALFCSAGTGIEMRSAQQVQLMKSMGTNVIVGFADYIKKLADVARENGLVPGKDIPVRMICGHLGRESRETLSAAWGGVELYDWYGVGDTGAIAGQGPDQDGLYLMEDAQYVEILDVDSGELVADGGTGDMVVTCLYKDDIYPIIRFNTHDVTRVLTTPSSLGMNLRRIEGFLGRSDNMVKIRGINVFPQAMAPVLEEHASFAGEFICVASRDEGGRDDLAVHVETRGALDDAQLAAEFAALLRQRLGVEMSIVLAAPGALAALTGIEVRQKPVRLIDKRFA; the protein is encoded by the coding sequence ATGACCTACGCCACTTATTTCGAATCCTTCGATGTCAAGGAGCTGCTCAAGCAGTTCCCGCTGGACCAGGCCTTCACCGACAAGTTCAAGAACATCAGCCGCGAGGAACTGCGCGCCGAGCAGAACGCGATGTTCCTGCGCTGCGTGACGCGCGCCTGGCAGATTCCGTTCTATCAGCGGCTGTGGGGCGATGCCGGTATCACCCCGGATGACATCCAGAGCCTGGACGACATCACCAAGCTGCCGGTGTTCGGCAAGCACGAGATCATGGCTTCGGTGGAAGCGAATCCACCGTTGGGCGATTTCCACGGTTGGCAGGACGGCACCGAAGCCGGTAACAAGCCGCTGGTATTCCACACCACCTCCGGCACCACCGGCCGCCCGCAGCCGTTGGTGTTTTCGCCGCATTCGCGCGAAGTGCAGAGCCTGCTGCTGGCGCGCCTGTACCGCTGGCAGGGCATGCAGCCCGGCGACGTGGTGCACTCGGTGTATGGCCACGGCATGATCAACGGCGGCCACTACGTGCGCGAGGCCATCACCCATTACACGCAGGCCCTGTTCTGCTCGGCCGGCACCGGCATCGAGATGCGTTCGGCGCAGCAGGTGCAGCTGATGAAGAGCATGGGCACCAACGTGATTGTTGGCTTCGCCGACTACATCAAGAAGCTGGCTGACGTGGCCCGCGAAAATGGCCTGGTGCCGGGCAAGGACATCCCGGTGCGGATGATCTGCGGCCACCTTGGCCGTGAATCGCGCGAAACCCTGTCCGCCGCCTGGGGTGGTGTCGAGCTGTACGACTGGTATGGCGTGGGCGATACCGGCGCGATTGCCGGCCAGGGCCCGGACCAGGACGGCCTGTACCTGATGGAAGACGCGCAGTACGTGGAAATCCTCGACGTCGACAGCGGCGAACTGGTGGCCGATGGCGGCACCGGCGACATGGTGGTCACCTGCCTGTACAAGGACGACATCTACCCGATCATCCGCTTCAATACCCATGACGTGACCCGCGTGCTGACCACGCCCTCGTCGCTGGGCATGAACCTGCGCCGCATCGAGGGCTTCCTCGGCCGCAGCGACAACATGGTCAAGATCCGCGGCATCAACGTATTCCCACAGGCGATGGCGCCGGTGCTGGAAGAACATGCCTCGTTCGCCGGTGAATTCATCTGCGTGGCCAGCCGTGATGAAGGCGGCCGCGATGATCTGGCCGTGCACGTCGAGACCCGTGGCGCGTTGGATGACGCACAGCTGGCGGCGGAGTTTGCCGCCTTGCTGCGCCAGCGTCTGGGTGTTGAGATGAGCATTGTGCTGGCCGCGCCGGGTGCGCTGGCCGCGCTGACCGGTATCGAGGTACGGCAGAAGCCGGTACGTCTGATCGACAAACGTTTCGCTTGA
- a CDS encoding M16 family metallopeptidase: protein MPRTALLTLALSAALGGFVGVPLVAEAKPAAAAASVDIPYEEFTLPNGLRVVVHTDRKAPIVAVNIWYHVGAKDEPAGRTGFAHLFEHLMFQRSENHSGEFFEPFKQVGATDQNGTTNTDRTNYFQNVPTTALDMALWMESDRMGHLVGAIDQAALDEQRGVVQNEKRQGENQPYGQVWDKLTRAMYPAGHPYHHGVIGSMNDLNAASLDDVKTWFHTWYGPNNAVLVLAGDIDVATAKEKAAKYFGDIPAGPSMAQPAVNVGQRSASTREVMSDKVPQARIYRAWNVAQVGTTDIDQLDLFSYVLGGAKSSRLDQRLLHNDKLVDNISAMTDASQLGSNFLIIATVKQGVDPARVEKAIDEELKRLIAEGPTADELERAKVQSRAGFVRGIERIGGFGGKADALAQCAVYEGNPGCFRTSLANVDAATAADVKAAGAKWLGVGDHTIVVEPGERVALAELPSVKPAPFNVPAVDPKYTTLPSQVDRSAGVPKTTSFPELKFPQLQRATLKNGTKVVLAERHDIPVVQFSYEFPGGFTADQGRKPGTANFTMGMLDEGAGQLGSLAFADAVERLGASVNAGASLDGSSVYLSALKENLAPSLALYADVVRAPRFDQNEIDRIKATWIAGIQQEKAQPNAVAMRVLPPLLYGAGHPYAIPFTGSGNEAAIQSLTREDLTSFHKQWLRPEGATLIVVGDTTLKDIVPLLERSFGDWKGEGAAPKVQAPNNVDRPQTARVFLIDQPGAVQANLFAGEVAPSTMDPGTTRFDIANGVLGGDFTSRLNMNLREDKHWSYGARSSASNALGQRPWMAVAPVQIDKTGEAMKEMNAEISQFASGQRPPTDAEVSRIRNIQTLSLPGAYETASAVMSTIGGIVRYGRPDDYVFKRKAEIEAMTPAQVAEAAKILDPSKLTWVVVGDLKQTEAPVRALKLGEVTVIDADGKPVVKK, encoded by the coding sequence ATGCCCCGTACCGCCTTGTTGACCCTGGCCTTGAGTGCCGCCCTCGGCGGATTCGTCGGCGTGCCGCTGGTTGCGGAGGCCAAGCCGGCCGCCGCCGCTGCGTCGGTAGACATCCCGTATGAAGAGTTCACCCTGCCCAACGGCCTGCGCGTGGTGGTGCACACCGACCGCAAGGCGCCGATCGTGGCGGTGAACATCTGGTACCACGTTGGTGCCAAGGACGAACCGGCCGGCCGCACCGGCTTCGCGCATCTGTTTGAACACCTGATGTTCCAGCGCAGCGAAAACCACAGCGGCGAATTCTTCGAACCCTTCAAGCAGGTCGGTGCCACCGACCAGAACGGCACCACCAATACCGACCGCACCAATTACTTCCAGAACGTGCCGACCACCGCGCTGGACATGGCGTTGTGGATGGAATCTGACCGCATGGGCCACCTGGTGGGCGCCATCGACCAGGCGGCACTGGATGAGCAGCGCGGTGTGGTGCAGAACGAAAAGCGCCAGGGCGAGAACCAGCCCTACGGTCAGGTCTGGGACAAGCTGACCCGCGCGATGTATCCGGCCGGCCACCCGTACCATCACGGTGTGATCGGCTCGATGAACGATCTCAACGCCGCCTCGCTGGATGACGTCAAGACCTGGTTCCACACCTGGTACGGCCCGAACAATGCGGTGCTGGTGCTGGCCGGTGATATCGACGTGGCCACCGCCAAGGAAAAGGCCGCCAAGTACTTCGGTGACATTCCGGCCGGGCCGAGCATGGCGCAGCCGGCAGTGAATGTTGGCCAGCGTTCTGCCAGCACCCGCGAAGTAATGAGCGACAAGGTGCCGCAGGCGCGCATCTACCGCGCCTGGAACGTGGCCCAGGTCGGCACCACCGATATCGATCAGCTCGATCTGTTCTCCTACGTGCTGGGCGGCGCCAAGTCCTCGCGTCTGGACCAGCGCCTGCTGCACAACGACAAGCTGGTGGACAACATCAGCGCGATGACCGATGCCTCGCAGCTGGGTTCCAACTTCCTGATCATCGCCACAGTCAAGCAGGGCGTTGATCCGGCCAGGGTCGAGAAGGCCATCGACGAAGAGCTCAAGCGCCTGATCGCCGAAGGCCCGACTGCCGATGAACTGGAACGCGCCAAGGTGCAGTCGCGTGCCGGCTTCGTGCGTGGCATCGAACGCATCGGCGGTTTCGGCGGCAAGGCCGACGCGCTGGCCCAGTGCGCCGTCTATGAAGGCAACCCGGGTTGCTTCCGCACCTCGCTGGCCAATGTGGATGCCGCCACCGCGGCGGATGTAAAGGCGGCCGGTGCCAAGTGGCTGGGCGTGGGCGACCACACCATCGTGGTCGAGCCGGGCGAACGTGTTGCCCTGGCCGAGCTGCCCTCGGTCAAGCCGGCCCCGTTCAATGTACCGGCCGTGGACCCGAAGTACACCACGCTGCCAAGCCAGGTGGACCGCAGCGCCGGCGTGCCCAAGACCACCAGCTTCCCGGAACTGAAGTTCCCGCAGCTGCAGCGCGCCACGTTGAAGAACGGCACCAAAGTAGTGCTGGCCGAACGTCACGATATTCCGGTGGTGCAGTTCAGCTATGAATTCCCGGGTGGCTTCACCGCCGACCAGGGCCGCAAGCCGGGCACCGCCAACTTCACCATGGGCATGCTGGACGAAGGCGCTGGCCAGCTCGGCTCGCTGGCGTTTGCCGACGCGGTGGAACGCCTGGGTGCCAGCGTCAATGCCGGCGCTTCGCTGGATGGTTCCAGCGTGTATCTGTCGGCACTGAAGGAAAACCTGGCGCCGTCGCTGGCCCTGTACGCCGACGTGGTGCGCGCGCCGCGTTTCGATCAGAACGAGATCGACCGCATCAAGGCAACCTGGATTGCTGGCATCCAGCAGGAAAAGGCCCAGCCCAACGCGGTGGCCATGCGCGTGCTGCCGCCGCTGCTGTACGGTGCTGGCCACCCGTATGCGATTCCGTTCACCGGCAGCGGCAACGAAGCGGCGATCCAGTCGCTGACCCGCGAAGACCTGACCTCCTTCCACAAGCAGTGGCTGCGTCCGGAAGGCGCCACCCTGATCGTGGTCGGCGACACCACCTTGAAGGACATCGTGCCGCTGCTGGAACGCAGCTTCGGTGACTGGAAGGGCGAGGGCGCCGCACCCAAGGTGCAGGCCCCGAACAATGTGGACCGTCCGCAGACCGCACGCGTGTTCCTGATCGACCAGCCGGGCGCGGTGCAGGCCAACCTGTTCGCCGGTGAAGTGGCGCCGTCGACGATGGACCCGGGCACCACCCGTTTCGACATTGCCAATGGCGTGCTCGGTGGCGACTTCACCTCGCGCCTGAACATGAACCTGCGTGAGGACAAGCATTGGTCCTACGGCGCGCGTTCGTCGGCCTCCAATGCCCTGGGCCAGCGCCCGTGGATGGCGGTTGCACCGGTGCAGATCGACAAGACCGGTGAGGCGATGAAGGAAATGAACGCCGAGATCAGCCAGTTCGCCAGCGGCCAGCGCCCGCCCACCGATGCCGAAGTCAGCCGCATCCGCAACATCCAGACGCTGAGCCTGCCCGGTGCCTACGAAACCGCATCGGCGGTGATGAGCACCATCGGTGGCATCGTGCGTTATGGCCGTCCGGACGACTATGTGTTCAAGCGCAAGGCCGAGATCGAAGCGATGACCCCGGCGCAGGTAGCCGAAGCGGCCAAGATCCTGGATCCGTCCAAGCTGACCTGGGTGGTCGTAGGCGACCTGAAGCAGACCGAAGCCCCGGTACGCGCACTGAAGCTGGGCGAAGTAACGGTGATCGACGCCGACGGCAAGCCGGTGGTGAAGAAGTAA
- a CDS encoding DUF4156 domain-containing protein — MRVLLLSALIASTAACTWVPIESGGKAVRVLPAGPVAPGCVTKGEIVVSVKNKVGFYNRNPLRVQEELETLARNEAPSAGANAVQASGQPDDGSQRFAAFQCPPR; from the coding sequence ATGCGCGTCCTGCTTCTGTCCGCCCTGATCGCCAGCACCGCCGCCTGCACCTGGGTGCCGATTGAGTCCGGCGGCAAAGCCGTACGTGTGCTGCCCGCCGGGCCGGTGGCCCCGGGCTGCGTGACCAAGGGCGAAATCGTGGTGTCGGTGAAGAACAAGGTCGGTTTCTACAACCGCAATCCGCTGCGCGTGCAGGAGGAACTGGAAACCCTGGCCCGCAACGAGGCCCCCAGCGCGGGCGCCAACGCGGTGCAGGCCAGTGGCCAGCCGGACGACGGCAGCCAACGCTTTGCCGCCTTCCAGTGCCCGCCGCGCTGA
- the trmL gene encoding tRNA (uridine(34)/cytosine(34)/5-carboxymethylaminomethyluridine(34)-2'-O)-methyltransferase TrmL, giving the protein MTSAPVFDVVLYQPEIPPNTGNVIRLCANTGARLHLIEPLGFDLSDKQLKRAGLDYHEYAQMQVHPDLETALARIAPKRLFALSTRSSVRYDTVQFADGDAFLFGPETRGLPQDLLDSLPDGHRLRLPMQPNNRSLNLSNSVAVVVYEAWRQQGFPGGA; this is encoded by the coding sequence ATGACTTCTGCCCCTGTTTTCGATGTAGTGCTTTACCAGCCCGAGATCCCGCCGAACACCGGCAACGTGATCCGGCTCTGCGCCAATACCGGCGCGCGGCTGCACCTGATCGAGCCTTTGGGCTTCGACCTCAGTGACAAGCAGCTCAAGCGCGCCGGCCTGGACTACCACGAGTACGCACAGATGCAGGTCCATCCGGATCTGGAAACCGCCTTGGCGCGCATCGCCCCCAAGCGGCTGTTTGCCTTGAGTACCCGCTCCAGCGTTCGCTATGACACCGTGCAGTTCGCCGATGGCGATGCCTTCCTGTTCGGCCCGGAAACCCGTGGTCTGCCGCAGGATCTGCTGGATTCCTTGCCGGATGGCCATCGCCTGCGCCTGCCGATGCAGCCCAACAACCGCAGCCTGAACCTGTCCAACTCGGTCGCCGTGGTGGTGTATGAAGCGTGGCGACAGCAGGGCTTTCCGGGCGGCGCGTGA